From Cellulomonas oligotrophica, a single genomic window includes:
- a CDS encoding YciI family protein, with protein MQFLMLVCTDQQGEPAAPGDLTIEEWGADVDRRGVWLAGDRLRPAADSRTVRRRGGATLVTEGPFAEAAEVIAGFDVLECASLEEAVEIAAAHPMSRAGRIDLRPVWPLSL; from the coding sequence TTGCAGTTCCTGATGCTCGTGTGCACCGACCAGCAGGGCGAGCCGGCGGCGCCCGGCGACCTGACCATCGAGGAGTGGGGCGCCGACGTCGACCGTCGCGGCGTGTGGCTCGCCGGCGACCGCCTGCGGCCCGCCGCCGACTCGCGCACCGTGCGCCGTCGCGGCGGCGCCACGCTGGTCACCGAGGGTCCGTTCGCGGAAGCCGCGGAGGTGATCGCCGGGTTCGACGTGCTGGAGTGCGCGAGCCTGGAGGAGGCCGTCGAGATCGCCGCGGCGCACCCGATGTCCCGGGCGGGGCGCATCGACCTGCGCCCGGTCTGGCCGCTGAGCCTGTGA
- a CDS encoding deoxyguanosinetriphosphate triphosphohydrolase codes for MTAPDRTRPGVDGYADADRERWVEEGRKSGARTPFERDRARVVHSSALRRLGAKTQVLGPSSDDFVRTRLTHTLEVAQVGREIAKALGCDPDVVDTACLAHDLGHPPFGHNGERALATIARDVGGFEGNAQTLRLLTRLEPKVVHADGTSVGLNLTRASLDASVKYPWRFRQGPVSPASGRPTHKFGVYEDDLPVFTWLRQDAPDGRKCLEAQVMDLADDISYSVHDVEDAVVGGRFDLDVLTVPAERARVVDAIETWYGDQVGPGDLEGAMDRLLAAQLWQPRFDGSRRALAGLKDATSQLIGRFAKAAQVATRERYGPGPLTRYAAELVVPPETVAEIHVLKGLAVAYVMAPRELEPLYHRQREVLTDLVTYFTDRGPDALEAPLAADWHAAADDAARLRVVVDQVASLTDVSALALHARLVRGRG; via the coding sequence GTGACCGCACCCGACCGCACCCGACCGGGCGTCGACGGGTACGCCGACGCCGACCGGGAGCGCTGGGTCGAGGAGGGCCGCAAGTCCGGGGCCCGCACCCCGTTCGAGCGCGACCGGGCGCGCGTCGTGCACTCCTCGGCGCTGCGCCGGCTCGGCGCCAAGACGCAGGTCCTCGGACCGTCCTCCGACGACTTCGTGCGCACCCGCCTCACCCACACCCTCGAGGTCGCCCAGGTCGGCCGCGAGATCGCCAAGGCGCTGGGCTGCGACCCCGACGTCGTCGACACCGCGTGCCTCGCGCACGACCTCGGGCACCCCCCGTTCGGGCACAACGGCGAGCGCGCCCTGGCGACCATCGCCCGCGACGTCGGCGGGTTCGAGGGCAACGCCCAGACCCTGCGGCTGCTCACCCGGCTCGAGCCCAAGGTCGTGCACGCCGACGGCACGTCCGTCGGCCTCAACCTCACGCGCGCGTCCCTCGACGCGTCCGTGAAGTACCCGTGGCGGTTCCGGCAGGGGCCCGTCAGCCCCGCGTCCGGGCGCCCCACCCACAAGTTCGGCGTCTACGAGGACGACCTGCCGGTGTTCACGTGGCTGCGCCAGGACGCCCCGGACGGGCGCAAGTGCCTCGAGGCGCAGGTCATGGACCTAGCCGACGACATCTCGTACTCCGTGCACGACGTCGAGGACGCGGTCGTCGGCGGCCGGTTCGACCTCGACGTGCTCACCGTCCCCGCCGAGCGCGCCCGCGTCGTCGACGCGATCGAGACCTGGTACGGCGACCAGGTCGGCCCCGGCGACCTCGAGGGTGCGATGGACCGGCTGCTGGCCGCGCAGCTGTGGCAGCCGAGGTTCGACGGGTCCCGGCGCGCGCTCGCGGGGCTGAAGGACGCGACGAGCCAGCTCATCGGCCGGTTCGCGAAGGCCGCCCAGGTGGCGACCCGGGAGCGCTACGGCCCCGGGCCGCTGACGCGGTACGCCGCCGAGCTCGTGGTGCCGCCCGAGACGGTCGCGGAGATCCACGTGCTCAAGGGCCTCGCCGTCGCGTACGTCATGGCGCCGCGCGAGCTCGAGCCGCTGTACCACCGGCAGCGCGAGGTCCTCACGGACCTCGTCACGTACTTCACCGACCGGGGGCCCGACGCGCTCGAGGCGCCGCTCGCCGCCGACTGGCACGCGGCCGCGGACGACGCGGCGCGGCTGCGGGTCGTCGTCGACCAGGTCGCGTCGCTGACCGACGTCTCCGCGCTGGCCCTGCACGCCCGGCTGGTGCGCGGCCGGGGCTGA
- a CDS encoding glycoside hydrolase family 13 protein, whose product MSTAPVPHLLDDPHHDGSELYVPPGTPALGDEVPVRVRVPAGGAERAVWLRVVEDGEPRTVPARLDRADAHERWYEATVRVHNPVTGYRLLLDEPGGYRWLNQRGVHARDVTDAHDHRLSVHDAAPAWLHDAVVYQVFPDRFARSAQADVRALPGWATPMGWDDEPVATGDTGRQLAGGDLRGVQDRLDHLQRLGVDTLYLTPVFPGRSNHRYDATTFDHVDPLLGGDDALVALSAAVHARGMRIVGDLTTNHTGAGHDWFRRALADPTSEERSFYYWTAQDPGYVGWLGHRSLPKLDHGAPGLARRLTAGDDSVVARWLRGPVALDGWRIDVANMTGRYGADDRTHEVARTIRATMRAVNPDAVLVSEHFHDAGTDMGAGGWHANMNYSGFSRPVWTWLADPAGRTPTLGLDVPLPRRPGPDVVATMRDFDAAVPWAVTTHQWNLLASHDTPRTRTVVGTRELQEVAAGLLLTYPGTPVVFAGDEGGLTGTTGEHARVPMPWADVDAGGGPRWDAATFATYQRLIALRRSSRALREGGLRWAVVTDDALAFVRETADERVLVLAARAPWPGAELPAWLAPDGAENLYGGAALPRVEGTGPDRGPVLRLPGDGPGVQVWRVR is encoded by the coding sequence GTGAGCACCGCACCCGTGCCCCACCTGCTCGACGACCCGCACCACGACGGCTCGGAGCTCTACGTGCCGCCGGGCACGCCCGCCCTCGGCGACGAGGTGCCGGTGCGGGTGCGCGTCCCGGCCGGCGGTGCCGAGCGCGCCGTCTGGCTGCGGGTCGTCGAGGACGGCGAGCCCCGCACCGTGCCCGCCCGCCTCGACCGCGCCGACGCGCACGAGCGCTGGTACGAGGCCACGGTGCGCGTGCACAACCCCGTCACCGGCTACCGGTTGCTGCTCGACGAGCCCGGCGGGTACCGGTGGCTCAACCAGCGCGGCGTGCACGCCCGCGACGTCACCGACGCCCACGACCACCGCCTGTCCGTGCACGACGCCGCCCCGGCCTGGCTGCACGACGCGGTCGTCTACCAGGTGTTCCCCGACCGCTTCGCCCGCTCCGCGCAGGCCGACGTCCGCGCGCTGCCCGGCTGGGCCACCCCGATGGGCTGGGACGACGAGCCCGTCGCCACCGGCGACACCGGCCGCCAGCTCGCCGGCGGCGACCTGCGCGGCGTCCAGGACCGCCTCGACCACCTCCAGCGCCTCGGCGTCGACACCCTGTACCTCACCCCCGTCTTCCCCGGCCGCTCCAACCACCGGTACGACGCGACGACCTTCGACCACGTCGACCCCCTCCTGGGCGGCGACGACGCGCTCGTCGCACTGTCCGCGGCCGTGCACGCGCGCGGCATGCGGATCGTGGGGGACCTGACGACCAACCACACCGGCGCCGGCCACGACTGGTTCCGCCGCGCCCTCGCCGACCCCACGAGCGAGGAGCGGTCCTTCTACTACTGGACCGCGCAGGACCCCGGCTACGTGGGCTGGCTCGGCCACCGCTCGCTGCCCAAGCTCGACCACGGCGCCCCCGGCCTGGCCCGGCGCCTGACCGCGGGCGACGACTCGGTCGTCGCCCGCTGGCTGCGCGGGCCCGTCGCGCTCGACGGCTGGCGCATCGACGTCGCCAACATGACCGGGCGGTACGGCGCCGACGACCGCACCCACGAGGTCGCCCGGACCATCCGCGCCACCATGCGGGCGGTGAACCCCGACGCGGTGCTCGTCTCCGAGCACTTCCACGACGCGGGCACGGACATGGGCGCCGGCGGCTGGCACGCCAACATGAACTACTCCGGGTTCAGCCGCCCGGTGTGGACGTGGCTGGCCGACCCCGCCGGCCGCACCCCGACCCTCGGGCTGGACGTCCCGCTGCCGCGCCGCCCCGGGCCCGACGTCGTGGCCACCATGCGCGACTTCGACGCCGCCGTGCCGTGGGCTGTCACCACGCACCAGTGGAACCTGCTCGCCTCCCACGACACCCCGCGCACCCGCACCGTCGTCGGCACCCGCGAGCTCCAGGAGGTCGCCGCCGGCCTGCTGCTCACCTACCCCGGCACACCGGTGGTCTTCGCCGGCGACGAGGGCGGGCTGACCGGCACCACCGGGGAGCACGCGCGCGTGCCCATGCCGTGGGCCGACGTCGACGCCGGCGGCGGACCCCGCTGGGACGCCGCGACGTTCGCGACCTACCAGCGGCTGATCGCGCTGCGCCGCTCCTCGCGGGCCCTGCGCGAGGGCGGCCTGCGCTGGGCCGTCGTCACCGACGACGCCCTGGCGTTCGTCCGCGAGACCGCCGACGAGCGCGTCCTCGTGCTCGCCGCGCGCGCCCCGTGGCCCGGCGCCGAGCTGCCCGCGTGGCTCGCCCCCGACGGCGCGGAGAACCTCTACGGCGGCGCCGCGCTGCCCCGGGTCGAGGGCACCGGCCCGGACCGCGGACCCGTGCTGCGCCTGCCCGGCGACGGCCCCGGCGTGCAGGTCTGGCGCGTGCGCTGA
- a CDS encoding sugar ABC transporter permease encodes MSRTASAPVLRGRRWWAEVGWRHVVGVVMIAVCVLPLVYVVSASLNPGGTLTGSNDLFRTVDLQNYADLWGRGYGGWFVGSLVVCTATSVGTVLMGSAAAYAFSRFRFTGRRGGLTFLLLVQMFPQMLAFVAVFLLLLSIGDVFPALGLNSRLGLVAVYLGGALGVNAFLMYGFFNTVPRELDEAAKIDGATHGQIFWTIILRLVAPILAVVGLLSFIGSFGEFIIAKVVLQRPQEYTLALGLYYWAADERTARWGLFAAGAVLAAIPVVLLFLFLQKYIVSGLTAGSVKG; translated from the coding sequence ATGTCCCGCACCGCGTCCGCACCGGTCCTGCGGGGGAGGCGCTGGTGGGCCGAGGTCGGCTGGCGGCACGTCGTCGGCGTCGTGATGATCGCGGTCTGCGTGCTGCCGCTGGTGTACGTGGTGTCGGCATCGCTGAACCCCGGCGGCACGCTCACCGGCTCCAACGACCTGTTCCGCACCGTCGACCTGCAGAACTACGCCGATCTGTGGGGCCGGGGGTACGGCGGCTGGTTCGTCGGCTCCCTCGTGGTGTGCACGGCCACGTCGGTCGGCACCGTGCTCATGGGCTCGGCCGCCGCCTACGCGTTCTCCCGGTTCCGCTTCACGGGGCGCCGCGGCGGGCTGACCTTCCTGCTGCTGGTGCAGATGTTCCCGCAGATGCTCGCGTTCGTCGCCGTCTTCCTGCTGCTGCTGTCGATCGGCGACGTGTTCCCCGCGCTCGGCCTCAACAGCCGGCTCGGCCTGGTCGCGGTCTACCTGGGCGGTGCGCTCGGGGTCAACGCGTTCCTCATGTACGGGTTCTTCAACACCGTCCCGCGCGAGCTCGACGAGGCGGCCAAGATCGACGGCGCCACCCACGGGCAGATCTTCTGGACGATCATCCTGCGCCTGGTCGCGCCGATCCTCGCCGTCGTCGGGCTGCTGTCGTTCATCGGCAGCTTCGGGGAGTTCATCATCGCCAAGGTGGTGCTGCAGCGCCCGCAGGAGTACACGCTCGCGCTCGGCCTCTACTACTGGGCCGCCGACGAGCGGACCGCCCGCTGGGGTCTGTTCGCCGCCGGTGCCGTGCTCGCCGCGATCCCCGTGGTGCTGCTGTTCCTCTTCCTGCAGAAGTACATCGTCTCGGGCCTGACCGCCGGGTCGGTCAAGGGGTGA
- a CDS encoding ABC transporter permease subunit: protein MSDPQAVTTAAPPPTLGGGTVTPHARRRPSPGFFVKLALVATVDALGVYGVLAAAAVASWGIVAFLVLALVVVNWAYFSPRALPAKYLVPGLVLLLVYQIFTMAYTGWVAFTNYGDGHNSTKQDAIASIAEQNETRVEGSPTLPLSVVERDGELGFAVVQEGVVEVGTAQQPLAPAPDATVEAGRVTAVPGWDVLQFVDVAGRQDEVTVLRVPFSDDPADGSVRTQDGSTGYVFRPTLAYDEATDTFVDTVDGTTYAPSDGGNFVSADGTVLTPGWRVGVGLDNFTRAFTDSRLSGPFVQITAWTFAFAFLSVVTTFALGLFLAIVFNDARVRGRKVYRSLLILPYAFPGFLSALVWRGMLNEKFGFVNEVLLGGAQVPWLQDPWLAKVSIVLVNLWLGFPYMFLVCTGALQSIPADTIEAARIDGAGPARILRSVTLPLLMVSVAPLLISSFAFNFNNFSLIYMLTGGGPNFVGTPVVVGHTDILISMVYSVAFESGTKQYGLASALSILIFVVVGVVSWLGFRRTRTLEEI, encoded by the coding sequence ATGAGCGACCCGCAGGCCGTCACCACGGCCGCGCCCCCGCCGACCCTCGGCGGCGGCACCGTCACCCCGCACGCCCGCCGCCGGCCGAGCCCCGGCTTCTTCGTCAAGCTCGCCCTGGTGGCCACGGTCGACGCGCTCGGCGTCTACGGCGTCCTCGCCGCCGCCGCGGTCGCGTCGTGGGGGATCGTGGCCTTCCTGGTGCTGGCCCTCGTGGTCGTCAACTGGGCGTACTTCTCGCCGCGGGCGCTGCCGGCCAAGTACCTCGTGCCCGGCCTGGTCCTCCTGCTCGTGTACCAGATCTTCACCATGGCCTACACGGGCTGGGTCGCCTTCACCAACTACGGCGACGGCCACAACTCGACGAAGCAGGACGCGATCGCCTCGATCGCCGAGCAGAACGAGACCCGCGTCGAGGGGTCGCCGACCCTGCCGCTGAGCGTCGTGGAGCGCGACGGCGAGCTGGGCTTCGCGGTCGTCCAGGAGGGCGTCGTCGAGGTCGGCACCGCGCAGCAGCCGCTCGCGCCCGCGCCCGACGCGACCGTCGAGGCCGGTCGCGTCACCGCCGTCCCCGGGTGGGACGTCCTGCAGTTCGTCGACGTCGCCGGCCGCCAGGACGAGGTCACGGTGCTGCGGGTGCCGTTCTCCGACGACCCGGCGGACGGCTCCGTGCGCACCCAGGACGGCTCGACCGGGTACGTGTTCCGGCCCACCCTGGCGTACGACGAGGCCACGGACACGTTCGTCGACACCGTCGACGGCACCACGTACGCGCCCTCGGACGGCGGGAACTTCGTCTCCGCGGACGGCACCGTCCTGACGCCCGGCTGGCGGGTCGGCGTCGGCCTGGACAACTTCACGCGCGCCTTCACCGACTCCCGGCTGTCGGGCCCGTTCGTGCAGATCACCGCGTGGACGTTCGCGTTCGCGTTCCTGTCGGTCGTCACGACCTTCGCGCTCGGGCTGTTCCTCGCGATCGTCTTCAACGACGCGCGGGTGCGCGGGCGCAAGGTCTACCGGTCGCTGCTGATCCTCCCGTACGCGTTCCCCGGGTTCCTCTCGGCGCTCGTGTGGCGCGGGATGCTCAACGAGAAGTTCGGGTTCGTCAACGAGGTCCTGCTCGGCGGTGCCCAGGTGCCGTGGCTGCAGGACCCGTGGCTGGCCAAGGTGTCGATCGTCCTGGTCAACCTGTGGCTCGGCTTCCCCTACATGTTCCTGGTCTGCACCGGAGCGCTGCAGTCCATCCCGGCGGACACGATCGAGGCCGCCCGCATCGACGGCGCCGGGCCCGCCCGGATCCTGCGCTCGGTCACGCTGCCGCTGCTCATGGTGTCGGTCGCGCCGCTGCTGATCTCGTCGTTCGCCTTCAACTTCAACAACTTCTCGCTGATCTACATGCTCACCGGCGGCGGCCCGAACTTCGTCGGCACGCCGGTGGTCGTGGGCCACACCGACATCCTCATCTCGATGGTCTACTCCGTGGCCTTCGAGAGCGGGACCAAGCAGTACGGGCTGGCCAGCGCGCTGTCGATCCTCATCTTCGTCGTCGTCGGGGTCGTGTCCTGGCTCGGGTTCCGGCGCACCCGCACCCTGGAGGAGATCTGA
- a CDS encoding sugar ABC transporter substrate-binding protein produces the protein MRRSIPTTAAALGLTLALAACSSGSGEEAEATTEGAATAEGTLTMWVDDTRITEMEPVVAAFTAKTGVEVELVQKASGDIGKDFVAQAPTGEGPDVIVSAHDGLGEWVNNGVVAPLELGDQAAAFSPAAIAGVTYDGATYGTPISIENIALVRNDALDPDTTATTFDELVAEAKEAGTDFSVLIQQGDASDPYHLYPLQTSFGAPVFESTADGSYTDTLALGGEAGDAFAAYLAKLGQEQVLDLAIDGDKAKQAFLDGQAPYIITGPWNTSAFLEAGMEISVLPVPSAGGEPAQPFVGVQGVFVSAKSANPVLANELVVNFLATEEAQDMLYTEGGRMPALTASAEKVDDPILQGFNEAGATGAPMPAIPAMSSVWASWGATQAQIVGGQAGDPASAWEAMVGTIQDAIDQA, from the coding sequence ATGCGACGGAGCATCCCGACCACCGCGGCGGCGCTGGGGCTCACCCTCGCCCTCGCCGCCTGCTCGTCCGGCTCGGGCGAGGAGGCGGAGGCGACCACCGAGGGGGCCGCCACCGCCGAGGGCACCCTGACGATGTGGGTCGACGACACCCGCATCACCGAGATGGAACCCGTCGTCGCCGCGTTCACCGCGAAGACCGGTGTCGAGGTCGAGCTCGTGCAGAAGGCCTCGGGCGACATCGGCAAGGACTTCGTCGCCCAGGCGCCCACCGGCGAGGGCCCGGACGTCATCGTCTCGGCGCACGACGGGCTCGGCGAGTGGGTCAACAACGGCGTCGTCGCGCCCCTCGAGCTCGGCGACCAGGCGGCCGCGTTCTCCCCGGCGGCGATCGCCGGCGTCACCTACGACGGCGCGACCTACGGCACCCCGATCTCCATCGAGAACATCGCGCTCGTGCGCAACGACGCGCTCGACCCCGACACCACCGCCACGACCTTCGACGAGCTCGTCGCGGAGGCCAAGGAGGCCGGGACGGACTTCTCGGTCCTGATCCAGCAGGGCGACGCGTCCGACCCGTACCACCTGTACCCGCTGCAGACGTCCTTCGGCGCCCCGGTGTTCGAGTCCACCGCCGACGGGTCGTACACCGACACCCTGGCTCTGGGCGGCGAGGCCGGCGACGCGTTCGCCGCCTACCTGGCCAAGCTCGGGCAGGAGCAGGTCCTCGACCTCGCGATCGACGGCGACAAGGCCAAGCAGGCGTTCCTCGACGGCCAGGCGCCCTACATCATCACCGGGCCGTGGAACACGTCCGCGTTCCTCGAGGCCGGCATGGAGATCTCGGTGCTGCCGGTGCCGAGCGCCGGCGGTGAGCCCGCGCAGCCGTTCGTCGGCGTCCAGGGCGTGTTCGTCTCGGCCAAGTCGGCCAACCCCGTGCTCGCCAACGAGCTCGTCGTGAACTTCCTCGCCACCGAGGAGGCCCAGGACATGCTCTACACCGAGGGCGGCCGCATGCCGGCCCTGACGGCGTCGGCCGAGAAGGTCGACGACCCGATCCTGCAGGGCTTCAACGAGGCCGGCGCGACCGGCGCCCCCATGCCCGCCATCCCCGCGATGAGCTCGGTGTGGGCGTCGTGGGGCGCCACGCAGGCGCAGATCGTGGGCGGCCAGGCCGGCGACCCCGCCTCCGCGTGGGAGGCCATGGTCGGCACCATCCAGGACGCGATCGACCAGGCCTGA
- a CDS encoding LacI family DNA-binding transcriptional regulator has protein sequence MRTRLTDLAEQAGVSTATVSRVLNGKHGVSAQARQAVLAALDVLGYERPEKLRMRSAGLVGLVVPELTNPVFPAFAQVIETMLTDRGYTPLLCTQSPGGTTEDQYVELLLEHGVDGILFVSGLHADTSAGKERYHRLRGRGIPVVLVNGFAEGVDAPSVSTDDAAAMQQAFRHLYQLGHRRIGLAVGPTRFVPSRRKRDAFVALLTEHLGVTDPDAHVVSTLFTVEGGQAAAAELFASGHTAVVCGSDLMALGAVRAARSMGLSVPEDVSVVGFDDSPLIAFTDPPLTTVRQPVAAMGHAAVSALVAEITGNRAARAELLFHPELVVRGSTGAAPAAAADDAVTPTADANA, from the coding sequence GTGCGGACCAGACTGACCGACCTCGCCGAGCAGGCGGGCGTGAGCACCGCGACCGTCTCGCGTGTGCTCAACGGGAAGCACGGCGTGTCCGCGCAGGCCCGCCAGGCGGTCCTCGCCGCGCTCGACGTGCTGGGCTACGAGCGCCCGGAGAAGCTGCGGATGCGCTCGGCCGGACTCGTCGGACTCGTCGTCCCCGAGCTGACGAACCCGGTGTTCCCCGCGTTCGCGCAGGTCATCGAGACGATGCTCACGGACCGCGGCTACACCCCGCTGCTGTGCACGCAGTCACCGGGCGGCACCACCGAGGACCAGTACGTCGAGCTGCTGCTCGAGCACGGCGTCGACGGGATCCTGTTCGTGTCGGGGCTGCACGCCGACACGTCCGCCGGCAAGGAGCGGTACCACCGCCTGCGCGGGCGCGGCATCCCGGTCGTGCTCGTCAACGGGTTCGCCGAGGGCGTCGACGCGCCGTCCGTCTCCACCGACGACGCCGCGGCGATGCAGCAGGCGTTCCGGCACCTCTACCAGCTCGGGCACCGGCGCATCGGCCTGGCCGTCGGCCCCACCCGGTTCGTGCCGTCCCGCCGCAAGCGCGACGCGTTCGTCGCCCTGCTCACCGAGCACCTGGGCGTCACCGACCCCGACGCGCACGTCGTCTCGACCCTGTTCACCGTCGAGGGCGGGCAGGCCGCGGCCGCCGAGCTGTTCGCCTCGGGGCACACCGCGGTGGTCTGCGGGTCCGACCTCATGGCGCTCGGCGCCGTGCGCGCCGCCCGCAGCATGGGCCTGTCCGTGCCGGAGGACGTGTCCGTCGTCGGGTTCGACGACTCGCCCCTGATCGCCTTCACCGACCCGCCCCTGACCACCGTGCGCCAGCCGGTCGCCGCGATGGGACACGCCGCCGTCTCCGCGCTCGTCGCGGAGATCACCGGCAACCGTGCCGCCCGCGCCGAGCTGCTGTTCCACCCCGAGCTGGTGGTGCGCGGCTCGACCGGCGCCGCCCCGGCAGCCGCCGCGGACGACGCGGTCACGCCCACCGCGGACGCGAACGCCTGA
- a CDS encoding glycoside hydrolase family 13 protein, producing the protein MTTQTLPDTLVHRPDGDDSPWWRHAVIYQVYPRSFADGDGDGVGDLPGITARLDHLVDLGVDAVWLSPFYRSPQADAGYDVADYRDVDPLFGTLADADALVARAHALGLRVVVDLVPNHTSDEHAWFVEALAAAPGSPARERYLFRDGRGPDGAEPPNNWESIFGGPAWTRTTDADGTPGQWYLHLFDAKQPDLNWENPEVRAEFEDVLRFWLDRGVDGFRVDVAHGMVKEPGLPDWHGHVSMIEGTDDADATEAVDGSGNHGPMFDQDGVHEIYRAWRAVLDEYAGRAMVAEAWVEPLSRLARYVRPDEMHQAFNFAFLAAGWHGPSLRRVIAASFAANDAVGAPTTWVMSNHDVVRHASRLGLSDPTHRPNGIGAGDEQPDAALGLHRARAATLLMLGLPGSAYLYQGEELGLPDHTSLDDDLRQDPAFFRTGGAERGRDGCRVPLPWEGDAPGLGFSPTGATWLPQPAAWADLAADRQRGVEGSTLELYKAALRLRRERALGSGGMAWLPEVTDEHVLAFRNGDVVVVANLSEDDHPLPADAPVLLASDPLGGTAAAPVLPAGTTVWLRAQD; encoded by the coding sequence GTGACCACGCAGACCCTCCCCGACACGCTCGTGCACCGCCCGGACGGTGACGACAGCCCGTGGTGGCGGCACGCCGTCATCTACCAGGTGTACCCGCGGTCCTTCGCGGACGGCGACGGCGACGGCGTCGGCGACCTGCCCGGCATCACCGCACGCCTCGACCACCTGGTCGACCTCGGTGTCGACGCCGTGTGGCTGTCGCCCTTCTACCGCTCGCCGCAGGCCGACGCCGGGTACGACGTCGCCGACTACCGCGACGTCGACCCCCTGTTCGGCACGCTCGCCGACGCCGACGCCCTCGTGGCCCGCGCGCACGCCCTCGGCCTGCGCGTCGTCGTCGACCTCGTGCCGAACCACACGTCGGACGAGCACGCGTGGTTCGTCGAGGCCCTCGCCGCCGCCCCCGGGTCGCCGGCCCGCGAGCGCTACCTGTTCCGCGACGGCCGCGGGCCGGACGGCGCCGAGCCCCCGAACAACTGGGAGTCGATCTTCGGCGGCCCCGCGTGGACCCGGACGACCGACGCCGACGGCACGCCGGGCCAGTGGTACCTGCACCTGTTCGACGCCAAGCAGCCGGACCTCAACTGGGAGAACCCCGAGGTCCGCGCCGAGTTCGAGGACGTGCTGCGGTTCTGGCTGGACCGGGGCGTGGACGGGTTCCGTGTCGACGTCGCGCACGGCATGGTCAAGGAGCCGGGGCTGCCGGACTGGCACGGGCACGTGTCGATGATCGAGGGCACCGACGACGCGGACGCGACCGAGGCGGTCGACGGGTCCGGCAACCACGGGCCGATGTTCGACCAGGACGGCGTGCACGAGATCTACCGGGCGTGGCGTGCGGTGCTGGACGAGTACGCGGGGCGCGCGATGGTCGCGGAGGCGTGGGTCGAGCCGCTGTCGCGCCTGGCCCGGTACGTGCGGCCGGACGAGATGCACCAGGCCTTCAACTTCGCGTTCCTGGCCGCCGGGTGGCACGGGCCGTCGCTGCGCCGGGTGATCGCCGCGTCGTTCGCCGCGAACGACGCGGTGGGTGCGCCGACCACGTGGGTGATGTCGAACCACGACGTGGTGCGGCACGCGTCGCGCCTGGGCCTGTCGGACCCGACGCACCGGCCCAACGGCATCGGCGCGGGCGACGAGCAGCCCGACGCCGCGCTGGGGCTGCACCGGGCGCGGGCCGCGACGCTGCTCATGCTGGGCCTGCCGGGGTCGGCGTACCTGTACCAGGGCGAGGAGCTGGGCCTGCCCGACCACACGTCGCTCGACGACGACCTGCGCCAGGACCCGGCGTTCTTCCGCACCGGGGGCGCCGAGCGCGGCCGCGACGGGTGCCGGGTGCCGCTGCCGTGGGAGGGCGACGCGCCGGGCCTGGGCTTCTCGCCGACCGGGGCGACGTGGCTGCCCCAGCCGGCGGCGTGGGCCGACCTCGCCGCCGACCGGCAGCGCGGGGTCGAGGGCTCGACGCTCGAGCTCTACAAGGCCGCGCTGCGCCTGCGCCGGGAGCGCGCGCTGGGCAGCGGCGGCATGGCGTGGCTGCCGGAGGTGACGGACGAGCACGTGCTCGCGTTCCGCAACGGCGACGTCGTGGTGGTCGCGAACCTCTCCGAGGACGACCACCCGCTGCCCGCGGACGCGCCGGTGCTGCTGGCCTCCGACCCGCTGGGCGGCACGGCCGCGGCCCCGGTGCTGCCCGCCGGGACGACCGTGTGGCTGCGCGCGCAGGACTGA